The sequence GCCGACTGCGAGAGCAGCGGCCGGTGGGCCGTCAACACGGGGAACGGCTTGTACGGCGGCCTGCAGTTCCGGCAGCCGACCTGGGAGGAGCACGGCGGTCTGCGCTTCGCGCCGCGGGCCGACCTCGCGGGCCGGGAGCAGCAGATCCGGGTGGCGGAGGAGGTGCTCGCCACGCAGGGGTGGGACGCGTGGCCGTCCTGCTCGAAGCGGTACGGGCTGGCGGGGCGGATGCACGTGGTGCGCGGCGGGGACACGCTGGTGTCGATCGCGCGGACGCGGCGGGTGAAGGGCGGGTGGCAGGCGCTGTACGCGGCGAACCGGGGGGTGGTCGGGGAACGGCCGGGGGCGATCGCGGTGGGCTTGCTGTTGTCCTTGCCGCCGGTGGATCCGGCCCTGCCGGTGCCGCCGGGCGCGGCCCCGATGCCGGTTCCGGTGCCGGCTCCTGCGGATCCGGCTGCGCCGGTGCCGGGGCCGGTGCCGGGGCCTGCGCCGAGTCCGGTTCCGGCTCCCGTGCCGGTCGCTGTCGCGGCTCCCTGAGGGCGGATCGGCTCACTCGTCCGGGTGCGGCGCCGTTCCCGGGGCTCCGCCCCGGACCCCGCGCCTCAAACGCCGGCGGGGCTGGATTTGCTCGGCGGGGCTGCGCATTCAGCCTCGCCGGCGTTTGAGGCGCGGGGGTGCGGGGGCTGGCCCCCGGAGACGGCGGCGGCGGGGTGGCTGCCGGTCAGGCACCCGGCACACTGCTGGCATGCTCGAGACCTCCGCACGACTCCTGCGCCTGCTGTCCCTGTTGCAGGCCCACCGCGACTGGACCGGGGCCGATCTCGCGGGGCGGCTCGGGGTGACCCCGCGTACGGTCCGGCGGGACGTGGACCGCCTGAGGGGGCTGGGGTACCCGGTGCACGCCAGTCCCGGTACCGGCGGCGGCTACCAGCTGGGGGCGGGGGCCGAGCTGCCGCCCCTGCTGCTGGACGACGACGAGGCCGTGGCGGTGGCCGTCGGGCTGCGGACCGCCGCCGGGAACGGGGTCGAGGGGATCGGGGAGGCCTCCGTACGGGCCCTGGCCAAGCTGGAGCAGGTGCTGCCGTCGAGGCTGCGGCGCAGGGTCTCCGCGCTGAACGAGTTCACCGTGCCGATGCTGCGCGGGGCGGAGCGGTCCGCGGTGGATCCGTCGGTGCTCACCGAGCTGGCCGCCGTCTGCCGCGACGGCGAGCGGCTGCGCTTCGGCTACCGGGACCACGAGGGCGAGGTCACCCGCCGCGCCGTCGAGCCGCACAGGCTGGTCTGCACCGAGCGGCGCTGGTACCTGGTCGCCTGGGACCTGGACCGGGAGGCGTGGCGGACCTTCCGCGCCGACCGGATCGAGCCGAGACCGCCGCACGGCCCGCGCTTCACCCCGCGCCCGCCGCCGGCCGAGGACCTCGCGGCCTACGTCTCGCGCGGAGTGGCGCAGCACGCGTACGCGGCCCGCGCGGTGCTGAGGCTGAAGGTTTCGGCCGAGGAGGCGGCGGGGGTCATCGGGCCGAGCGACGGGGCCCTGGAGCCCGTGGACGCGCAGAGCTGTCTGTTGCGCACAGGGGCGGTGAACCTGGACGTTCTGGTGATTCATGTCATGCTGCTCGGCTGTGAGTTCGAAGTCGTAGAGCCGCCGGAGCTGACCGACCGGATCCGGGCCGCGCGGGATCTCCTGGCGCGGGCGGTGGAGCCCGTAAGGGTGAAGGACGTGTAACGAATCTGAGGGGGATTCATCTGGTCTGGTCCAGGCGGCTGGTGGAAATCTCCGACGGAATTCGAGCCTTCTCGGGGGAAATTCCAAAGAGCCCTCGAGACGGCCCTCCCGGGGATCCGGAATTGAATACACCGCACACGGCCGGGCGGCCGGAAGTTGTCGACGTCCCGTGACACAAGTGTGACCCGGGACGGACGAACGTCCGGGCGCGCCGCTGACGGCCGTACGGGCGAGGCCGCGGGAACGGCGAAGGCGGGCCGGGTCGGTGACCCGGCCCGCCTGGGCCTCGTGCGCGCCGCGGGTGAGGCTGTGCGTACCGCCCCGCGGGGGTGTTTCAGCCGCCGGTGACCGGGCGGGCGGCCGCCGCCGTCCCCCGGGCGGCGCCGGGCCGCTCGACGTGGGCCGGGCGGCGGCTGCCGGCCGGGGTGGCCGGGGTCCGCTCGGACCGGATCACGTGCGGCCGGCCGGAGAGCAGTGCGGCGGGCCGGGGAGCCGGGGAGTGCGCGGTGAGGGCGGCGCCCGGGGCGGTCGCGGCGGGCACCGCGGCGGGCGCGGGG comes from Streptomyces sp. NBC_01408 and encodes:
- a CDS encoding transglycosylase family protein, with the translated sequence MPCLRILRAAGAAAAAVLALVLPAGAAAAAPPPPAPGPAGAAHPGSPGLIGTGPGDCGPGGQWPWDCVADCESSGRWAVNTGNGLYGGLQFRQPTWEEHGGLRFAPRADLAGREQQIRVAEEVLATQGWDAWPSCSKRYGLAGRMHVVRGGDTLVSIARTRRVKGGWQALYAANRGVVGERPGAIAVGLLLSLPPVDPALPVPPGAAPMPVPVPAPADPAAPVPGPVPGPAPSPVPAPVPVAVAAP
- a CDS encoding YafY family protein; the encoded protein is MLETSARLLRLLSLLQAHRDWTGADLAGRLGVTPRTVRRDVDRLRGLGYPVHASPGTGGGYQLGAGAELPPLLLDDDEAVAVAVGLRTAAGNGVEGIGEASVRALAKLEQVLPSRLRRRVSALNEFTVPMLRGAERSAVDPSVLTELAAVCRDGERLRFGYRDHEGEVTRRAVEPHRLVCTERRWYLVAWDLDREAWRTFRADRIEPRPPHGPRFTPRPPPAEDLAAYVSRGVAQHAYAARAVLRLKVSAEEAAGVIGPSDGALEPVDAQSCLLRTGAVNLDVLVIHVMLLGCEFEVVEPPELTDRIRAARDLLARAVEPVRVKDV